The Neobacillus sp. PS3-34 genome has a window encoding:
- a CDS encoding TerD family protein, translating to MAVSLSKGQKVDLTKNNPGLKKAVVGLGWDTNKYDGGNDFDLDSSVFLLGENGKVTNESDFVFYNNPKGGNNSVEHTGDNRTGAGDGDDEQVKIDLGSVPANVQRIAFTITIHEAESRNQNFGQVSNAYARIFNEETGEELIRYDLGEDFSIETALVVGELYRHNGEWKFSAIGSGYQGGLAALATDFGLQVG from the coding sequence ATGGCAGTTAGTTTATCTAAAGGACAAAAAGTGGACTTAACAAAAAACAATCCAGGACTAAAAAAAGCAGTCGTCGGACTTGGTTGGGATACAAATAAATATGACGGCGGCAATGACTTTGACCTTGATTCATCTGTTTTTCTATTAGGTGAAAATGGGAAAGTTACAAATGAAAGTGATTTTGTGTTCTACAACAATCCAAAGGGTGGCAACAATTCTGTTGAGCATACAGGAGATAATCGGACTGGTGCAGGAGATGGAGACGACGAGCAAGTGAAAATTGACCTTGGATCTGTTCCAGCAAATGTCCAGCGTATTGCTTTCACGATTACAATCCATGAAGCAGAAAGCAGAAACCAAAACTTTGGACAAGTTTCTAACGCTTATGCCCGCATTTTCAATGAAGAAACCGGTGAAGAGCTTATCCGCTATGACCTTGGTGAGGATTTCTCAATTGAAACAGCGCTTGTCGTTGGCGAGTTATACCGACACAATGGAGAATGGAAATTCAGCGCAATTGGCAGCGGCTACCAGGGCGGTTTGGCTGCATTGGCAACGGACTTCGGCCTGCAGGTAGGCTAA
- a CDS encoding YceG family protein encodes MEVWTSSFSLQKGIANAIRRICDKQALKPILKESAEELKIYLFSQAMQTPKTIIQLLEKFDYSQLVPKLILYNNEQTGSISRSDAALLLLLNQFGIDIILYNPSGHNDIEAFLTEALFDTHWLEEVVFDQEFKEPSLIKKGLFSGFLKNLRGD; translated from the coding sequence TTGGAAGTATGGACATCTTCCTTCAGCCTGCAAAAAGGAATTGCAAATGCAATTCGCAGGATATGTGATAAGCAGGCATTAAAGCCGATTTTAAAAGAAAGCGCTGAAGAACTGAAAATCTACTTGTTCAGCCAGGCAATGCAGACGCCCAAAACAATCATCCAGCTGCTGGAGAAATTTGATTATTCCCAACTGGTGCCAAAGCTGATTCTCTATAACAATGAGCAAACAGGCTCCATCAGCCGTTCGGATGCCGCCCTTCTTCTGCTGCTGAATCAATTTGGCATTGATATTATTCTTTATAATCCTTCCGGCCATAATGATATTGAAGCTTTTCTCACTGAAGCTCTATTCGATACCCACTGGCTCGAGGAGGTAGTTTTCGATCAGGAATTCAAAGAACCCTCACTAATTAAAAAAGGATTGTTCTCTGGATTTTTAAAAAATTTAAGGGGAGATTGA
- a CDS encoding phosphoribosyltransferase domain-containing protein, whose amino-acid sequence MKNTQTSTFSEQKFTFNILNSLRAEVEVRQNPYALPIEELFTMAARINKKRSFLFVSKLLGKHLPIDPNKGLLTSALLAARYYELVNGVAPEIISNLKSTFLFGSPEFSSTRFIDGSLNPIIIGFAETATALGHAFFDCFQNGDYFHTTREDLINRAPAHYIRRGTLPRYVTPLLYTFGNASKPKRNHSG is encoded by the coding sequence ATGAAGAACACACAAACATCGACCTTCTCAGAGCAAAAGTTTACGTTTAATATTTTAAATTCGCTCCGGGCAGAAGTGGAGGTTAGGCAAAATCCATACGCTCTTCCCATTGAGGAGCTATTTACAATGGCTGCAAGAATAAACAAAAAACGCTCGTTTTTGTTTGTCAGCAAGCTGCTCGGTAAACACCTTCCGATTGATCCGAATAAAGGGCTATTAACTTCGGCACTCCTGGCAGCGAGGTATTATGAACTCGTAAATGGTGTGGCACCAGAAATTATTTCTAATTTGAAATCTACCTTCCTTTTTGGAAGTCCAGAATTTTCCTCAACCCGTTTTATTGATGGTTCCTTAAATCCAATAATTATCGGCTTTGCCGAAACAGCCACAGCTCTTGGACATGCTTTTTTCGATTGTTTCCAGAACGGCGATTATTTTCATACCACTAGGGAAGACCTTATAAATCGTGCTCCTGCGCATTACATTCGAAGAGGAACACTCCCACGCTACGTCACACCGCTGTTATATACCTTTGGAAATGCTTCAAAACCAAAGAGAAATCATTCTGGTTGA
- a CDS encoding cysteine protease StiP family protein, which translates to MVSQPAKMGSYKDSDVVFLLKDLSGADLEDTTDNREKKVQAGQHYSETLPIEYQPPKKYVDLFMEKLHEYKRKVALCIGVVSEQIYIEKGSKTVLVSLARAGTPVGILIKRYIEKRYHVSLPHYSISIIRDRGIDENAIKFILSNHPDSVIQFVDGWTGKGAISIELTKACEEFEKKYAIRLDDKLAVIADPGYCTTLFGTREDFLIPSACLNSTVSGLVSRTVLNDLYIGVNDFHGAKFYRELAEQDVSNDYIELIDSEFTAIFEEAAEIVAKKQLATIETGFLGMADVENIQTQFNIASTHFIKPGVGETTRVLLRRVPWKILMRDPSSPYVKHILMLAEEKGVEVVPFPDMNYLCCGLIKTVQESQE; encoded by the coding sequence ATAGTTAGTCAGCCTGCAAAAATGGGATCTTATAAAGATAGCGATGTTGTCTTTCTCCTTAAAGATTTAAGCGGAGCTGATTTGGAGGATACAACAGACAATAGGGAAAAAAAAGTCCAGGCTGGGCAGCATTACAGTGAAACCCTTCCTATCGAATATCAGCCGCCAAAAAAATACGTGGATCTATTCATGGAGAAGCTGCACGAATACAAACGTAAGGTTGCACTTTGCATCGGAGTGGTTTCAGAACAAATCTATATTGAAAAAGGAAGTAAGACAGTCCTGGTTTCTCTGGCACGAGCAGGTACACCGGTAGGGATATTAATAAAAAGGTATATTGAAAAACGATATCATGTCTCGCTCCCGCATTACAGCATCTCAATCATCAGGGATAGGGGTATCGATGAAAATGCCATCAAGTTTATTCTTAGCAATCACCCAGACTCTGTGATTCAATTCGTTGATGGTTGGACAGGAAAAGGAGCAATCTCAATTGAACTTACAAAAGCCTGTGAAGAATTTGAAAAAAAGTATGCTATTAGGCTTGATGATAAGCTTGCTGTAATTGCAGATCCTGGCTATTGTACAACGTTGTTTGGAACGAGAGAGGATTTCCTGATTCCGAGCGCGTGTTTAAATTCAACCGTATCAGGACTTGTAAGCAGGACAGTTCTAAATGATTTGTATATAGGGGTAAATGATTTTCACGGTGCAAAATTTTATCGTGAACTGGCGGAGCAGGATGTGTCAAATGACTATATTGAATTAATAGACAGTGAGTTTACAGCTATTTTTGAAGAAGCCGCCGAAATAGTCGCAAAAAAACAATTAGCCACAATCGAAACAGGATTTTTGGGAATGGCCGATGTAGAAAATATTCAAACACAATTTAATATAGCCAGCACCCATTTTATCAAGCCGGGTGTTGGAGAGACCACACGTGTGCTGCTGCGCCGGGTTCCATGGAAAATCCTGATGCGTGACCCATCCAGCCCATATGTAAAGCATATCCTTATGCTGGCTGAGGAAAAAGGAGTGGAAGTTGTGCCATTCCCAGATATGAACTATTTATGCTGCGGCCTGATTAAAACCGTACAGGAATCACAAGAATGA
- a CDS encoding phosphoribosyltransferase domain-containing protein codes for MLQNQREIILVDDELTTGKTALNIIRSIQAQFPRSEYSVVTILDWRSDEDREGFIQAQKELEIKINVVSLISGEVNVKKVKELDENYHLEQEQKPVKPRVEYLKLPPFFTELNESTQSLDGRINHTPFIKETGRFAIEDRSKAEIDIKTRKAADYLLGKRNGTRTLCIGTGEFMYIPMKIASEMGPGIFYQSTTRSPIYIKNEPGYGARFGLSFPNPEDSEVRQFVYNIEPGYYDELFVFFEREPSPAELGHY; via the coding sequence ATGCTTCAAAACCAAAGAGAAATCATTCTGGTTGATGACGAGCTGACAACTGGAAAAACGGCTTTAAATATCATTCGCTCCATTCAGGCTCAATTTCCAAGAAGTGAGTATTCAGTTGTCACTATATTAGATTGGCGCTCTGATGAAGACCGAGAAGGATTTATCCAGGCACAAAAAGAACTGGAGATTAAAATTAACGTAGTAAGCCTAATCTCAGGCGAAGTTAATGTGAAAAAAGTAAAAGAACTAGATGAAAATTATCACCTAGAGCAAGAACAGAAGCCTGTTAAGCCGAGAGTGGAATATTTAAAGCTGCCGCCCTTCTTTACTGAGCTGAATGAATCCACTCAATCACTTGATGGCAGGATTAATCATACTCCTTTTATTAAAGAAACAGGCAGGTTCGCCATTGAAGACAGGAGCAAAGCGGAAATCGATATAAAGACAAGAAAAGCTGCAGATTATCTTTTGGGAAAACGGAACGGAACAAGGACGCTTTGCATCGGCACAGGGGAGTTTATGTATATACCTATGAAAATAGCATCAGAAATGGGGCCAGGAATTTTCTATCAATCTACAACCAGAAGCCCTATTTATATTAAAAATGAACCGGGATATGGAGCAAGGTTTGGATTATCTTTTCCAAACCCGGAGGATAGCGAAGTACGGCAGTTCGTTTATAATATCGAACCTGGCTATTATGATGAATTATTTGTATTTTTTGAGCGGGAGCCCTCACCAGCAGAACTCGGCCACTATTAA
- a CDS encoding BrxA/BrxB family bacilliredoxin → MSMAYEEYMKQMVKPMREELTRAGFQELTASEDVEKFMENAEGTTLVVVNSVCGCAAGLARPAATQAIMQSDKRPDQIVTVFAGQDKEATAKMREYFEGYEPSSPSMALLKGKEVVHFIPRYDIEGNSMEAIMENLKAAFEANC, encoded by the coding sequence ATGTCAATGGCATATGAAGAATATATGAAACAAATGGTCAAGCCGATGCGGGAGGAACTTACGAGAGCAGGATTTCAGGAACTGACTGCATCTGAAGATGTAGAAAAGTTTATGGAAAATGCGGAGGGTACAACGCTTGTTGTTGTCAATTCCGTGTGTGGCTGTGCAGCAGGGCTTGCTCGTCCGGCAGCAACCCAGGCGATCATGCAGAGTGATAAAAGACCTGATCAGATTGTAACTGTTTTTGCAGGCCAGGATAAAGAGGCAACGGCTAAAATGCGCGAGTATTTTGAAGGATATGAGCCTTCATCACCTTCTATGGCCCTTTTGAAGGGAAAGGAAGTTGTCCATTTTATTCCAAGATACGATATTGAAGGAAATTCAATGGAAGCGATTATGGAAAACCTTAAGGCCGCATTTGAGGCCAATTGTTAA
- a CDS encoding conserved virulence factor C family protein → MKIVSIEPTPSPNTMKITLDSELPMGTSHNYKKDTSAGAPEAVKAILEVEGIKGVYHVADFLAVERNAKYDWKDLLPKVRQAFGGEVLETEQGDRTVDEHFGEIKVQVQMFKGIPLQVKLTDGSTEKRFGMPDYFLKAREYAQLEEDNYILLRTWKDFGVRYGEFEQIGHDVTEELIASYPAERLDSLVESARSLEPALENKQKRQRIKVTKEDLANPDWKHRYQLLEQMDDPSIEDLHLLAMALQDEKASIRRLATVYLGMIKDKSVLPLLYNALTDKTVTVRRTAGDCLSDLGFEEAEDNMAAALKDDSKLVRWRAAMFLYEAGSEKSLSALKAAEDDPEFEVSLQVKMAIERIEGGEEAKGSVWKQMTESRKS, encoded by the coding sequence TTGAAAATTGTTTCGATTGAACCTACTCCAAGTCCGAATACCATGAAAATAACCCTGGATTCAGAGCTGCCTATGGGAACGAGCCATAATTATAAAAAAGATACATCAGCAGGTGCCCCTGAAGCAGTCAAAGCTATTCTTGAGGTAGAAGGAATCAAAGGTGTCTATCATGTAGCAGATTTCCTGGCCGTTGAACGTAATGCAAAATATGACTGGAAGGATCTTCTTCCTAAAGTCAGACAGGCATTTGGAGGGGAAGTTTTAGAAACGGAACAAGGGGACCGAACAGTAGATGAGCATTTTGGGGAAATTAAGGTTCAGGTTCAAATGTTCAAAGGTATACCATTACAGGTAAAGCTGACAGATGGATCAACTGAAAAGCGGTTTGGGATGCCGGATTATTTTTTAAAGGCGAGAGAATATGCGCAGCTGGAAGAAGATAATTATATCTTGCTTAGGACCTGGAAGGATTTCGGAGTCAGATATGGCGAATTTGAACAAATCGGCCATGATGTAACCGAGGAATTAATCGCTTCCTATCCTGCAGAACGGCTTGATTCACTGGTAGAATCAGCCCGCTCTCTTGAACCTGCATTAGAAAATAAGCAAAAGCGGCAGCGCATAAAAGTAACAAAAGAAGATTTAGCTAACCCGGACTGGAAGCACCGTTATCAGTTGCTGGAACAAATGGACGACCCATCAATCGAGGATCTTCACCTGCTTGCAATGGCATTACAGGATGAGAAAGCATCCATACGCCGACTTGCAACTGTTTACCTAGGGATGATAAAGGATAAATCCGTCTTGCCGCTTTTATATAATGCATTGACCGATAAAACAGTTACGGTAAGAAGAACAGCGGGCGACTGCCTTTCGGATTTGGGTTTTGAGGAAGCCGAGGACAATATGGCGGCTGCACTGAAAGATGATAGCAAGCTCGTACGCTGGCGGGCGGCCATGTTTTTATATGAAGCCGGAAGCGAAAAATCACTGTCAGCTTTAAAAGCTGCTGAAGACGATCCGGAGTTCGAGGTTAGCCTTCAGGTTAAAATGGCGATTGAACGGATTGAGGGTGGAGAAGAAGCCAAGGGATCTGTCTGGAAGCAAATGACTGAGTCAAGAAAATCCTAA
- a CDS encoding TerC family protein → MAILEGILHTYSQFFDLDMWAKVLTSPVSWGLIGTLVILEGLLSADNALVLAVMVRHLPVEKRKKALFYGLLGAYAFRFVAIGLGVFLIKLWWIKIIGAAYLAWLSIKYFIEKSKASSEEGEESEGMNQGSLLIRMFGVFWGTVAAVEMMDIAFSVDSVLAAFGVSQQVWVLLIGGMLGVLMMRGVAGVFLKLIDRVPELETTAYVLILIIAVKMFLGVFHIEIENAYFFILLLITFGLTFVIHFMNKKKEAGKQSN, encoded by the coding sequence ATGGCAATTTTGGAAGGAATTTTACATACTTACTCACAGTTTTTTGATTTAGACATGTGGGCAAAAGTATTGACAAGCCCTGTAAGCTGGGGATTAATTGGTACATTGGTAATACTCGAAGGGCTCTTGTCAGCGGATAATGCCCTTGTACTGGCAGTTATGGTAAGGCATTTGCCAGTAGAGAAGCGGAAGAAAGCCTTGTTCTACGGTTTGCTTGGCGCATATGCTTTCCGTTTTGTTGCAATTGGACTTGGAGTATTCTTAATCAAGCTTTGGTGGATTAAAATCATTGGTGCCGCATACCTGGCATGGCTGTCGATTAAGTACTTTATCGAAAAGAGCAAAGCTTCATCGGAAGAAGGAGAAGAATCAGAAGGTATGAACCAGGGAAGCCTGCTGATCCGCATGTTCGGAGTTTTCTGGGGCACAGTCGCTGCCGTTGAAATGATGGATATTGCTTTCTCTGTTGATAGTGTACTTGCTGCCTTTGGTGTCAGCCAGCAGGTTTGGGTCCTCCTTATTGGAGGAATGTTGGGTGTCCTAATGATGCGTGGAGTGGCGGGAGTGTTCCTTAAACTGATTGACCGGGTACCAGAACTTGAAACGACGGCATATGTTTTAATATTAATCATTGCTGTGAAGATGTTCCTTGGTGTATTCCACATTGAAATCGAAAATGCATACTTCTTCATTTTGCTTCTTATCACTTTCGGATTAACCTTTGTAATCCACTTTATGAACAAGAAAAAAGAAGCTGGTAAGCAAAGCAACTAA
- a CDS encoding ABC-F family ATP-binding cassette domain-containing protein: MKMLTAENITKTYGEKQLFQNIAFTIGEKERVGLIGVNGTGKSSLLKIVAGIDQPDEGSIISAKDYAVAYLDQNPEMDGNLTVLEQVFHGDSPILKLLRDYEQALIELNATPEDAKLQESLFQFQKQMDSLNAWDASTNAKTILMKLGIEVFDKKIGELSGGQKKRVALAQVLIEAPDLLILDEPTNHLDFDTVKWLEEYLSRYSGSLLLVTHDRYFLDRVTNRVFELDGGNLYSYKGNYAAFLEAKAIREENEAATMDKRQNLFRRELEWIRRGAKARTTKQKARIQRFDKLEEQVAGSKSQEKLDISLNGSRLGKQVFELKDASKKYGEKVILSHFDLLIKPGDRIGIIGRNGTGKSTLLNILAKRLPLDDGEYQMGQTVKIAYYTQESEDMDESKRMIEYIKESAQVVETSDGKTISAAQMLERFLFPSFSHGTPIRKLSGGEKRRLYLLKILMSAPNVLLLDEPTNDLDTQTLTVLEDYLEEFPGVVITVSHDRYFLDKVTEQLLVLKGEGKIESFYGNYSEYLDKVTEETAVKVKAASNPQPRQPERENKKKMTYKETKEWEGIDGEIEAVEQRLEEVAAQMAKIGSDFTKGQELMKEETELNEKLEYLIERWSYLAELAEK; this comes from the coding sequence ATGAAAATGCTCACAGCAGAAAACATAACAAAGACATATGGAGAGAAACAGCTGTTCCAGAATATTGCTTTTACAATAGGTGAAAAAGAGCGAGTGGGTTTGATTGGTGTTAATGGAACAGGAAAGTCCTCCCTCTTAAAAATAGTCGCTGGAATCGATCAGCCTGATGAGGGATCAATTATATCCGCAAAAGACTATGCGGTTGCTTATCTCGATCAAAACCCTGAAATGGACGGGAACCTTACCGTTCTGGAACAGGTATTCCATGGTGATTCTCCAATTCTGAAACTGTTACGTGATTATGAACAGGCTCTAATCGAATTGAATGCCACACCAGAGGACGCGAAGCTACAGGAATCACTGTTTCAATTCCAAAAACAAATGGACTCTTTAAATGCCTGGGATGCAAGTACGAACGCAAAAACGATATTAATGAAGCTTGGAATTGAAGTGTTTGACAAAAAAATTGGCGAGCTCTCAGGAGGGCAAAAGAAACGTGTTGCTCTGGCACAGGTGTTAATTGAGGCACCAGATTTACTGATATTAGATGAACCGACTAACCATCTTGATTTCGATACGGTCAAGTGGCTTGAGGAATATTTAAGCAGATATAGTGGCTCACTGCTGCTCGTAACACATGATCGTTATTTCCTGGATCGTGTTACAAATCGTGTTTTTGAATTGGATGGCGGAAACCTATATAGCTATAAAGGCAATTATGCTGCATTTTTAGAGGCAAAGGCAATCCGTGAAGAAAACGAAGCTGCAACAATGGATAAACGACAAAACCTTTTCCGGCGCGAGCTTGAATGGATAAGAAGAGGTGCCAAAGCGCGTACTACTAAGCAAAAAGCACGTATCCAGCGTTTTGACAAACTGGAGGAGCAGGTAGCTGGAAGTAAATCTCAAGAGAAGCTTGATATTTCATTAAATGGAAGCAGGCTTGGAAAGCAAGTGTTCGAACTTAAGGACGCATCCAAGAAGTATGGGGAAAAAGTCATTTTAAGCCATTTCGATTTATTGATTAAACCAGGTGACAGAATAGGTATTATCGGTCGAAATGGTACTGGAAAGTCCACCCTCCTAAATATCTTGGCAAAAAGGCTTCCACTTGACGACGGCGAATACCAAATGGGTCAGACTGTAAAAATTGCTTACTATACGCAAGAAAGCGAAGATATGGATGAAAGCAAGCGGATGATCGAATATATTAAGGAATCCGCACAGGTGGTTGAGACTTCCGATGGAAAAACGATTTCCGCAGCACAAATGCTTGAACGTTTTCTGTTTCCGTCATTTTCACATGGCACACCGATCAGGAAGCTGTCTGGAGGAGAAAAGCGGAGGCTTTATTTACTAAAGATCCTTATGTCAGCTCCCAATGTCCTATTACTGGATGAGCCTACCAATGATTTGGATACCCAAACATTGACCGTACTTGAGGACTATCTGGAAGAGTTCCCTGGCGTTGTCATTACCGTTTCGCATGACCGTTATTTTCTTGATAAAGTCACTGAGCAGCTGCTTGTTTTAAAGGGTGAAGGAAAAATTGAATCCTTCTACGGTAACTATTCTGAATACCTTGATAAAGTGACGGAAGAGACAGCAGTAAAGGTGAAGGCTGCTTCAAACCCGCAGCCAAGGCAGCCAGAACGTGAAAATAAGAAAAAAATGACCTATAAGGAAACAAAGGAATGGGAAGGAATCGACGGGGAAATTGAAGCTGTCGAACAGCGCCTTGAGGAAGTTGCCGCTCAAATGGCCAAAATAGGCAGTGATTTCACAAAGGGTCAGGAGCTTATGAAAGAGGAAACCGAATTAAATGAAAAGCTCGAATACCTGATTGAACGCTGGTCTTACCTTGCAGAACTGGCAGAAAAATAA
- a CDS encoding YceG family protein — MYPSFNHLQVHTLSLSYENWTVLLKKPLPDRPEFSLENGTIHIGQVLAKIFGIPLDEDEYYNQLFDYVHSPELNLHLLSEDSLDKTIDNQHFQSVQKVLNIHQEQKLSINRFTAFLDGEQLIVKSGDPVLHRKIREAWIASLELFSQKEQNGLKNSELRRVLVDLVKWSINHLAPLIENADPKREMPKFLWYGDFKKSHQYFVYFLTNLGCDVAIFHPEGKDILMGLLDEPAFVHQFPETKVAEPFPKEKRSRKTTVAFRASREIESILNQEGSGLYKPWQLREYTPSSLTLKTTYDELFILAKEPAMIRPDFEVKDGMVKIPALFAKIQGVSKNRKEYWDRIHALEQMENTLIIRYFPFTTTTSNDFRFHYRNALDRDGLLSPDKMMEAHYWKYGHLPSACKKELQMQFAGYVISRH, encoded by the coding sequence ATGTATCCATCATTTAATCATTTGCAAGTCCATACTTTATCCCTTTCATATGAAAATTGGACCGTTCTTTTAAAAAAACCGCTCCCGGACCGCCCGGAGTTTTCATTGGAAAACGGTACCATTCATATCGGGCAGGTATTGGCAAAAATTTTTGGCATACCGCTGGATGAGGATGAGTATTATAACCAGCTTTTTGATTATGTACATTCTCCCGAGCTGAATCTCCATTTATTAAGTGAGGATTCACTCGATAAAACGATTGATAACCAGCACTTTCAGTCCGTCCAAAAGGTGCTGAATATCCATCAGGAACAGAAGCTTTCCATTAACCGTTTTACCGCTTTTTTGGATGGAGAACAGCTCATTGTTAAATCAGGCGATCCTGTCCTTCACCGGAAAATTAGAGAGGCATGGATAGCTTCACTCGAACTGTTTTCCCAGAAAGAACAAAACGGGCTAAAAAATAGTGAGCTGAGGCGGGTGCTGGTCGATTTAGTAAAATGGTCAATAAACCATCTGGCCCCATTAATCGAAAATGCAGATCCCAAAAGGGAAATGCCCAAATTTTTATGGTATGGTGATTTTAAAAAAAGCCACCAATACTTTGTTTATTTTCTAACAAATCTTGGCTGTGATGTCGCAATTTTTCATCCTGAAGGCAAGGATATTCTAATGGGGCTTTTAGATGAGCCGGCTTTTGTCCATCAATTCCCTGAAACGAAGGTTGCAGAGCCTTTTCCAAAAGAAAAAAGAAGCAGAAAAACTACGGTGGCTTTCCGGGCATCAAGAGAAATTGAATCAATCCTGAATCAGGAAGGCTCGGGATTATATAAACCATGGCAGCTTCGCGAATACACACCATCGTCACTAACACTTAAAACAACTTATGATGAATTATTTATCCTGGCAAAGGAGCCGGCGATGATCCGTCCCGATTTTGAGGTGAAGGATGGAATGGTGAAAATTCCCGCGCTTTTTGCAAAGATTCAGGGAGTAAGCAAGAATCGTAAAGAATATTGGGATCGGATTCATGCGCTTGAACAAATGGAAAACACCCTCATAATCCGTTATTTCCCTTTTACAACTACTACCTCTAATGATTTTCGGTTCCATTACCGTAATGCTCTTGACAGGGATGGATTGCTCAGCCCGGATAAAATGATGGAAGCACATTATTGGAAGTATGGACATCTTCCTTCAGCCTGCAAAAAGGAATTGCAAATGCAATTCGCAGGATATGTGATAAGCAGGCATTAA
- a CDS encoding HpcH/HpaI aldolase/citrate lyase family protein, giving the protein MRFFSYFYEKDMSQLFYQTPLDFNKFTNRELLAYALGATLYMPATRTDICVSIMSNKHEGLTSLVIDLEDAIGDSEIHVAEDNLLVELFKLFGALKNGNLTIDQIPLLFIRVRNLEQFKRIQEQAGESMQLLTGLVLPKFEASQGKALLEEVKKVHTVSHPFYAMPILETKKVIRKETRMKELMDIKGLLDEYRDNILNVRIGATDFSGLYGIRRSADMTVYDIAVLRDCIADIINVFLRADSPYVISGPVWEYFSAKERILKPQLRQTPFRERYGREGLKWRTELIGQNLDGLLKEVLMDISNGLTGKTIIHPTHIKAVQAMNVVSYEEYMDANTIINAAAEEYGAVKSQFSNKMNEIKPHTYWAEKILLKSKVYGVLHEEHTNIDLLRAKVYV; this is encoded by the coding sequence ATGAGATTTTTTTCGTATTTTTATGAAAAAGACATGAGTCAACTTTTTTACCAAACACCTTTGGATTTTAATAAATTCACAAATCGGGAGCTGCTTGCGTATGCACTTGGCGCAACATTATATATGCCCGCCACCCGCACGGATATTTGCGTTAGCATAATGTCAAATAAACATGAGGGCCTAACGTCGCTCGTGATAGACCTTGAGGATGCAATTGGCGATAGTGAAATTCATGTTGCTGAAGACAACCTTCTTGTTGAATTGTTTAAGCTTTTTGGAGCTCTTAAAAACGGCAATCTGACAATTGACCAGATACCTCTGCTGTTTATTCGTGTACGTAATCTGGAGCAGTTTAAAAGAATTCAGGAGCAAGCGGGAGAATCGATGCAGCTTCTTACAGGCCTTGTATTGCCCAAATTTGAAGCGTCCCAGGGTAAAGCACTTTTGGAAGAAGTTAAAAAAGTCCATACTGTAAGCCATCCCTTTTATGCAATGCCCATCCTCGAAACAAAGAAAGTCATCCGCAAAGAAACGAGGATGAAGGAATTAATGGATATTAAGGGGCTGCTGGATGAATATCGGGATAATATTTTGAATGTTCGGATTGGCGCGACTGATTTCAGCGGGCTATATGGCATCCGGCGCAGTGCAGATATGACAGTATATGATATTGCTGTATTAAGAGATTGTATTGCAGATATTATTAATGTTTTCCTAAGAGCAGACAGCCCATATGTCATTTCAGGGCCAGTATGGGAGTACTTTTCAGCAAAGGAAAGAATCCTGAAGCCACAGCTCAGGCAGACGCCTTTCCGTGAACGTTACGGCCGAGAAGGGCTAAAGTGGAGAACGGAACTAATCGGCCAGAATTTGGATGGACTCCTAAAGGAAGTGTTAATGGATATTTCCAACGGCCTGACGGGAAAAACAATTATTCATCCTACCCATATTAAAGCCGTTCAGGCTATGAATGTAGTCTCATATGAGGAATATATGGATGCGAATACTATTATCAATGCTGCTGCGGAAGAATACGGTGCAGTAAAAAGTCAGTTTTCCAACAAAATGAATGAGATAAAGCCCCATACATATTGGGCAGAGAAAATCTTGCTGAAATCTAAAGTTTACGGGGTGCTGCATGAAGAACACACAAACATCGACCTTCTCAGAGCAAAAGTTTACGTTTAA